A stretch of Blastocatellia bacterium DNA encodes these proteins:
- a CDS encoding GNAT family N-acetyltransferase, with protein MKLTQPSIRLSPLDTQRFGIRTARAFAGTVEDVSAILDFCAREDVDLLIVRCHADDLRTAHRLEQAGGRLMDTLIYYCRDLQGTPIPAEEPFVLIRSARPEDVEAVRHIAAEAFRGYRGHYHADPRLDPVNSDEAYVDWAVRSCRGELADEVLVAAEEGGRLLGFVTLRLNDPEEVEGGLFAVSPEARGKGIARALIIEALRWCQRRKMARFLISTQITNIAAQKVWIRAGLEPSYAYYTFHVWFDE; from the coding sequence GTGAAGTTGACTCAGCCGTCCATTCGGCTCTCTCCTCTTGATACGCAGCGTTTCGGGATACGCACAGCGCGGGCGTTCGCGGGGACTGTGGAAGATGTATCTGCGATCCTAGACTTCTGCGCGCGCGAAGACGTAGATCTGCTCATCGTTCGGTGTCATGCGGACGACCTTCGCACGGCTCACAGGCTTGAGCAGGCTGGGGGGCGACTCATGGACACGCTCATCTACTATTGCCGGGACTTGCAGGGAACGCCCATTCCTGCGGAAGAGCCTTTTGTCCTCATCCGCTCCGCGCGTCCTGAAGATGTAGAGGCTGTCCGTCACATCGCGGCAGAGGCTTTTCGCGGATATCGGGGGCATTATCATGCCGATCCGCGCCTGGATCCTGTGAATTCAGATGAGGCCTATGTAGATTGGGCGGTGCGTTCGTGTCGCGGTGAGCTGGCGGATGAAGTCCTCGTGGCTGCGGAAGAAGGAGGGAGATTGCTTGGATTCGTCACCCTGCGTTTGAACGATCCCGAGGAGGTAGAAGGAGGATTATTCGCGGTCTCTCCGGAAGCCCGAGGGAAGGGGATTGCTCGTGCCCTCATTATAGAAGCCTTGCGATGGTGCCAGCGACGTAAGATGGCGCGCTTTCTTATCTCCACTCAGATCACCAATATCGCAGCGCAGAAGGTATGGATTCGCGCGGGGCTTGAACCGAGTTATGCCTATTACACCTTTCACGTGTGGTTCGATGAATGA
- a CDS encoding glycosyltransferase family 2 protein — MQSALPRVSVVVPVFNSERILPLLVQRLQPVLAACASEAEVILVNDGSEDRSWETISDLARQHSWIRGICLMRNYGQHNALLCGIRAARGDVIVTMDDDLQHPPEEIPKLLAKLAEGYDVVYGTPLKPPHGFWRTMAAQITKLALQSAMGAETARYVSAFRAFRTSLRQAFANYQGPFVSIDVLLTWGTTRFAAVAVRHDPRPIGSSHYTFWKLVTHALNMMTGFSVLPLQIASLIGFFFSLFGLGVLVYVVGRYLIHGGSVPGFPFLASIIAIFSGAQLLSLGIIGEYLARMHFRVMERPASVVRETVGFEEERSREVDSAVHSALSS, encoded by the coding sequence ATGCAAAGCGCGCTTCCAAGGGTATCTGTGGTCGTTCCGGTTTTCAACAGCGAACGAATCCTCCCTCTGCTGGTGCAGCGGCTTCAGCCCGTTTTGGCGGCTTGCGCTTCGGAGGCGGAAGTGATCTTGGTGAACGATGGGAGCGAAGATCGGAGTTGGGAGACGATTAGCGATTTGGCTCGGCAGCATTCGTGGATTCGGGGGATTTGTCTGATGCGGAATTACGGTCAGCACAATGCGCTCCTATGCGGGATTCGGGCGGCTCGCGGCGATGTGATCGTCACGATGGATGACGATTTGCAGCATCCCCCGGAAGAAATTCCGAAGCTCTTGGCGAAGCTGGCCGAAGGATACGACGTCGTCTACGGGACTCCACTCAAACCGCCTCATGGCTTTTGGCGCACGATGGCCGCGCAAATCACGAAATTAGCCTTGCAGAGCGCGATGGGAGCCGAGACGGCGCGCTATGTTAGCGCCTTTCGAGCCTTTCGCACGTCGTTGCGCCAGGCCTTTGCCAACTATCAGGGTCCCTTTGTCTCGATTGACGTCTTGCTCACGTGGGGGACAACGCGATTTGCCGCGGTCGCTGTGCGGCACGATCCGCGGCCGATCGGAAGCTCTCATTACACCTTTTGGAAGCTCGTCACCCATGCGCTCAACATGATGACGGGATTCAGCGTACTCCCGCTGCAGATCGCGAGCTTGATCGGCTTTTTCTTCTCGCTCTTCGGCCTCGGAGTGCTCGTCTATGTCGTCGGGCGCTATTTGATCCACGGGGGAAGCGTTCCGGGATTTCCGTTCCTGGCTTCGATCATCGCGATCTTCTCCGGCGCGCAACTGCTCTCGCTGGGGATCATTGGCGAATATCTTGCCCGAATGCATTTCCGCGTGATGGAACGCCCGGCGAGCGTCGTTCGTGAAACAGTCGGATTCGAGGAGGAACGTTCTCGTGAAGTTGACTCAGCCGTCCATTCGGCTCTCTCCTCTTGA